In the Montipora foliosa isolate CH-2021 unplaced genomic scaffold, ASM3666993v2 scaffold_467, whole genome shotgun sequence genome, one interval contains:
- the LOC137989584 gene encoding uncharacterized protein, protein MFSKRTILSQVARIYDPIGFASAFRIRAKIGLKELWEKGVCRDEKLPSETQEKWTNLFQEMKSLNGTSFERCLTPPYAVGRPVLCVFFLMPLKTHSVPAHMHDGSCRVESTTYDLLQQNRLELQGAVLASRLCKTIVDESRFQFEKVILFLDSKIVLA, encoded by the coding sequence ATGTTTTCCAAGAGAACGATCCTGAGCCAGGTTGCTCGAATTTACGATCCAATTGGCTTTGCATCTGCATTTCGTATCAGAGCCAAGATAGGCCTAAAGGAGCTGTGGGAAAAGGGCGTCTGCCGGGACGAGAAATTACCGTCCGAAACTCAAGAAAAATGGACCAACCTGTTTCAAGAAATGAAGAGCCTCAATGGCACAAGCTTCGAGAGATGTCTGACACCGCCTTATGCAGTTGGCCGCCCTGTactctgtgttttttttctgatgCCTCTGAAGACGCATTCGGTTCCTGCGCATATGCACGATGGCAGCTGTCGAGTGGAGAGTACGACGTACGATTTATTGCAGCAAAATCGTCTGGAGCTTCAAGGTGCAGTCTTGGCCTCCCGACTGTGTAAGACCATTGTGGACGAATCCCGTTTCCAATTTGAGAAAGTTATCCTTTTCCTGGATAGCAAGATAGTTCTAGCATGA
- the LOC137989585 gene encoding uncharacterized protein, with product MTKVKTAIKLYTNRDSTMELVRQFDEKCERNGRRSIVKDVKKYAEEMGLELSLSPGAVVTTTESNEDISSEKVGKVMQNSMNAKRMDTIKDQKWQGNLIQTRWIDTDLVDCFSCLYRWHLAPTNTIAGLFELYQQLDTTKLYNQKKTRTDTTSDAMCRMCHEFPESIAHVIAGCSALTQTKYVARHNGALKILFFELLDDLDLIESVPPWYSPTTPKPEYHNTKASAFWDVPVFAGSTEVRANRIDVRIVEKETETVKIIDMIMSCPWLENRKQKNQEKTTNYAPLRWELKQHHRGYTIKQYNIIIDVLGGYSSETRENVILLLAKTKADKTLLNMQKAVISSTLNITRSFKVLS from the coding sequence ATGACTAAAGTGAAAACTGCCATTAAGCTGTATACCAACCGAGACAGCACAATGGAACTTGTACGACAATTTGATGAGAAGTGCGAAAGAAATGGCCGACGTAGTATTGTAAAAGATGTAAAGAAATATGCAGAAGAGATGGGTCTGGAGCTGAGTCTCTCCCCTGGTGCAGTAGTAACTACTACTGAATCTAATGAAGACATCTCAAGTGAGAAGGTCggaaaagtaatgcaaaacagTATGAATGCGAAGCGAATGGATACAATCAAAGACCAAAAGTGGCAAGGAAATTTAATACAGACCCGGTGGATAGATACAGATCTCGTGGATTGCTTTAGCTGCTTATACAGATGGCACCTAGCCCCCACAAATACCATAGCAGGGCTATTTGAACTGTACCAACAACTAGATACAACCAAGTTGTACAACCAGAAGAAGACACGAACAGACACCACAAGCGATGCGATGTGCCGAATGTGCCATGAATTCCCAGAAAGTATAGCACATGTAATCGCTGGATGTAGTGCGCTTACACAAACCAAGTATGTAGCAAGGCATAATGGGGctcttaaaattttattttttgagcTTCTTGATGACCTTGATCTTATAGAAAGCGTCCCACCATGGTATTCACCAACAACACCGAAACCTGAGTACCACAACACCAAAGCAAGCGCATTCTGGGATGTACCAGTATTCGCAGGAAGTACGGAAGTGAGAGCCAATCGAATAGATGTCAGAATAGTTGAAAAGGAGACAGAAACAGTAAAAATCATAGACATGATCATGAGTTGCCCCTGGTTAGAAAACAGGAAGCAGAAGAATCAAGAAAAGACCACCAATTATGCACCCTTGAGATGGGAACTCAAACAACACCACAGGGGCTACACCATCAAGCAATATAACATCATTATAGACGTTTTAGGAGGGTATTCGTCAGAAACGAGAGAGAATGTTATATTACTTCTCGCCAAGACAAAAGCCGACAAGACCTTACTTAACATGCAAAAGGCAGTAATATCAAGTACATTGAACATTACCAGATCATTTAAAGTACTTTCATAA